A region of Streptomyces sp. R44 DNA encodes the following proteins:
- a CDS encoding ABC transporter ATP-binding protein produces the protein MLELDSVTAGYERRAPVFRGASLTLAPGESVGLLGPSGCGKSTLARVAALLHRPDAGRLVLDGTEVRAWRHRAPREQRTAVGVVFQQPRAAADPRLTLTELIAEPLRATGRRAAAADRVAALAPAVGLTPDLLGRRPHEVSDGQLQRACLARALTLRPRWLICDEMTAMLDASTTAALVAAVETYRAETGAGLLAVGHDRVLLNRWCDRTVEWKDCLATAP, from the coding sequence GTGCTTGAACTCGACTCCGTCACCGCCGGATACGAGCGCCGCGCCCCCGTCTTCCGCGGTGCCTCCCTCACCCTCGCCCCCGGCGAGTCCGTCGGACTGCTCGGCCCCAGCGGCTGCGGAAAATCCACCCTCGCCCGGGTCGCGGCCCTCCTCCACCGCCCCGACGCGGGCCGACTCGTCCTCGACGGCACCGAGGTACGGGCCTGGCGGCACCGCGCCCCGCGCGAGCAGCGCACAGCCGTCGGCGTCGTCTTCCAGCAGCCCCGCGCCGCCGCCGACCCCCGCCTCACCCTCACCGAACTGATCGCCGAACCCCTGCGCGCCACCGGCCGCCGCGCCGCGGCCGCCGACCGGGTCGCCGCCCTCGCCCCGGCCGTCGGGCTCACCCCCGACCTCCTCGGCCGCCGCCCCCACGAGGTCAGCGACGGCCAGCTCCAGCGCGCCTGCCTGGCCCGCGCCCTGACCCTCCGCCCCCGCTGGCTGATCTGCGACGAGATGACCGCCATGCTCGACGCCTCCACCACCGCGGCACTCGTCGCCGCCGTCGAGACCTACCGCGCCGAGACCGGCGCCGGCCTCCTCGCCGTCGGCCACGACCGCGTCCTGCTGAACCGCTGGTGCGACCGCACGGTCGAATGGAAGGACTGCCTGGCCACCGCGCCCTGA
- a CDS encoding FtsX-like permease family protein, which produces MTLLALAQLRRRPAAFAGLAVALFLLVATTTLFGSLFATEATAPDAVRRTAVAGPGLMVIAGAFGEIAVLVAFFVVVNAVGFALRRQHRELALLRTIAATPRQVRRLVRVQIAATALAVAAPGALAGTSASRLFLDALRRRGMAAPDLRVPLTPLPALVAVTITLAVGLAASAVAVRRISRIAPAAALTATATEQGRTGVPRLLAGICAAVGGGLLLRLAATRPAGELDKAGQAALLGSLVLLVAVGLTGPLAARALVAVLGAPARALMPGTGWLADAQLRGYARRLTSAVVPVALLVGLSATMMIMTRTAEHAAGTTGATSATDVWLRQAELALLTSFAAVSTINTLIAVTGERHGEFALLRLVGATRRQLLRMLTAEAALTTAVGVLLGSAVAALSTSAFSTAATGSPLPSVPAEACAWIVTGAAVLTFPATLGAGLRAIRGPAAERAGGGRD; this is translated from the coding sequence GTGACCCTCCTCGCCCTCGCACAGCTGCGCCGGCGTCCGGCCGCCTTCGCCGGACTCGCGGTCGCGCTCTTCCTCCTCGTCGCCACGACGACGCTCTTCGGCTCCCTGTTCGCCACCGAGGCCACCGCCCCCGACGCCGTCCGCCGGACGGCGGTGGCGGGGCCCGGCCTGATGGTGATCGCGGGTGCCTTCGGCGAGATCGCCGTCCTGGTCGCCTTCTTCGTCGTCGTCAACGCGGTCGGCTTCGCGCTGCGCCGGCAGCACCGCGAGCTGGCGCTGCTGCGGACCATCGCGGCCACCCCCCGTCAGGTACGACGCCTCGTCCGCGTCCAGATCGCCGCCACCGCGCTCGCGGTGGCCGCGCCCGGCGCGCTCGCCGGGACGTCCGCCTCCCGCCTCTTCCTCGACGCGCTGCGGCGGCGGGGGATGGCGGCGCCCGACCTGCGGGTTCCGCTCACCCCACTGCCCGCCCTCGTCGCCGTGACGATCACGCTCGCCGTCGGGCTCGCCGCCTCGGCCGTCGCCGTCCGGCGGATCTCCCGGATCGCGCCCGCGGCCGCGCTCACCGCGACCGCCACCGAGCAGGGACGGACCGGCGTGCCGCGCCTGCTCGCGGGCATCTGCGCCGCGGTGGGCGGCGGCCTGCTGCTGAGGCTCGCCGCGACCAGGCCCGCGGGGGAGCTGGACAAGGCGGGGCAGGCGGCGCTGTTGGGTTCGCTGGTGCTGCTCGTCGCGGTCGGCCTGACGGGGCCGCTCGCGGCGCGGGCCCTGGTGGCCGTCCTGGGTGCGCCCGCACGGGCGCTGATGCCCGGCACGGGCTGGCTCGCGGACGCCCAACTGCGGGGGTACGCCCGGAGGCTGACGTCCGCCGTGGTGCCGGTCGCGCTGCTCGTCGGTCTGTCGGCGACCATGATGATCATGACACGTACCGCAGAGCACGCGGCCGGCACGACCGGTGCCACCTCCGCCACCGACGTCTGGCTCCGCCAGGCCGAACTGGCCCTGCTCACCTCCTTCGCCGCCGTCTCCACGATCAACACGCTCATCGCGGTCACGGGGGAGCGGCATGGCGAGTTCGCCCTGCTGCGGCTCGTCGGGGCGACCAGGCGTCAACTGCTGCGCATGCTCACGGCCGAGGCCGCGCTGACCACCGCGGTCGGCGTCCTCCTCGGCAGCGCGGTCGCCGCCCTCTCCACGTCCGCCTTCAGCACGGCCGCGACCGGATCGCCGCTGCCGTCCGTCCCGGCCGAGGCCTGCGCCTGGATCGTCACGGGCGCGGCGGTGCTGACGTTCCCGGCGACCCTGGGCGCGGGCCTGCGCGCGATCCGGGGCCCGGCGGCCGAACGGGCGGGCGGCGGCCGTGACTGA
- a CDS encoding acyl-CoA dehydrogenase family protein: MTDAEELRSLTRKLLAEHPPATTDRTDFLKARFDAGLAWVHYPVGLGGLDAPRALQAVVDAELAAAGAPDNDPRRIGIGLGMAAPTLLAYGSDEVKSRFLRPLWVGEEVWCQLFSEPGAGSDLAALGTRAVRDGEDWVIDGQKVWTSSAHIARWAILIARTDPDAPKHRGITYFVCDMTDPGVEVRPLRQITGEAEFNEVFLTGVRIPDAHCLGEVGDGWRVAQTTLMNERVSIGGARIPREGGMIGKLATTWRERPELRTHELHRRLLDLWVDAEVARFTGERLRQQLVAGQPGPEGSAMKLGFARLNQAISGLEVELLGDEGLLYGEWEMRRPELVDFTGRDAGYRYLRSKGNSIEGGTSEVLLNIVAERVLGLPPEPRNDKDVAWKDLTR, encoded by the coding sequence ATGACCGACGCCGAGGAACTCCGCTCCCTCACCCGGAAGTTGCTCGCCGAGCACCCGCCCGCCACGACCGACCGCACCGACTTCCTGAAGGCCCGCTTCGACGCCGGACTCGCCTGGGTGCACTACCCCGTGGGTCTCGGCGGACTCGACGCGCCCCGCGCCCTCCAGGCCGTCGTCGACGCCGAACTCGCCGCCGCGGGCGCCCCCGACAACGACCCACGCCGGATCGGCATCGGCCTCGGCATGGCCGCCCCCACCCTCCTGGCGTACGGCTCCGACGAGGTGAAGTCCCGCTTCCTGCGGCCCCTCTGGGTCGGCGAGGAGGTCTGGTGTCAGCTCTTCAGCGAGCCCGGGGCGGGCTCCGACCTCGCCGCGCTCGGCACCCGTGCCGTACGGGACGGCGAGGACTGGGTGATCGACGGGCAGAAGGTGTGGACCTCCAGCGCCCACATCGCCCGCTGGGCCATCCTCATCGCCCGTACCGACCCGGACGCGCCGAAGCACCGGGGCATCACCTACTTCGTCTGCGACATGACCGACCCCGGCGTGGAGGTCCGGCCGCTGCGCCAGATCACCGGCGAGGCCGAGTTCAACGAGGTCTTCCTCACCGGAGTCCGCATCCCCGACGCCCACTGCCTCGGCGAGGTCGGCGACGGCTGGCGGGTCGCCCAGACCACCCTCATGAACGAGCGGGTCTCCATCGGCGGCGCCCGCATCCCCCGCGAGGGCGGCATGATCGGGAAGCTCGCCACGACCTGGCGCGAGCGTCCCGAGCTGCGCACCCACGAGCTGCACCGGCGCCTCCTCGACCTCTGGGTCGACGCCGAGGTCGCCAGGTTCACCGGCGAGCGCCTCCGCCAGCAGCTCGTCGCCGGACAGCCCGGTCCCGAGGGCAGCGCCATGAAGCTCGGCTTCGCCCGGCTGAACCAGGCCATCAGCGGTCTGGAGGTCGAACTCCTCGGCGACGAGGGCCTGTTGTACGGGGAGTGGGAGATGCGCCGCCCCGAGCTCGTCGACTTCACCGGCCGCGACGCCGGCTACCGCTATCTGCGCTCCAAGGGCAACTCGATCGAGGGCGGCACCAGCGAGGTGCTCCTCAACATCGTCGCCGAGCGGGTCCTCGGCCTGCCGCCGGAGCCCCGCAACGACAAGGACGTCGCATGGAAGGACCTGACCCGATGA
- a CDS encoding sensor histidine kinase — protein sequence MTDPDAGRTPGSASAWRRYFSVRAGDWVFAVVGMPLALVCGAYALAVLYAGTLLSLTVLGLPFVVVALLGARGLGGPHRRLVGALLGATVEAPAGLTRPHGLIARGRVVLADPVAWRTLLYLVLRLPLGVLGLLVAVGLPLGCGWLIGFPLWGRLMEPDSPPAAWLDATSVLLGLALLAGVPGALRAVAGANRRLAGWLLGPARAQRRVRELEAARAALLADNGDRLRRLERDLHDGTQARLVALAITLSLTDDALDPESGPDLARLRTLLDRARGQTEETVAELRLLTRGIHPVALDGGLGEALPGLAATSPVPVTLRLDLAERPQEAIERAVYFCAAELLTNIARHSGARAAGLAASVRGGRVRLTVRDDGRGGAAPGGGTGLAGLAERLAAVDGTLRVDSPPGGPTEITAELPARL from the coding sequence GTGACTGACCCGGACGCCGGGCGGACGCCCGGGTCCGCGTCCGCCTGGCGCCGGTACTTCTCCGTGCGTGCCGGCGACTGGGTGTTCGCGGTCGTGGGGATGCCCCTCGCACTGGTCTGTGGCGCCTACGCACTCGCCGTTCTGTACGCCGGGACCCTGCTCTCGCTCACCGTGCTCGGGCTGCCGTTCGTGGTCGTCGCGCTGCTCGGCGCGCGGGGTCTCGGCGGGCCGCATCGTCGCCTCGTCGGCGCGCTGCTCGGTGCGACCGTCGAGGCTCCGGCCGGGCTGACCCGTCCCCACGGGCTCATCGCCCGTGGCCGGGTCGTCCTCGCCGATCCGGTCGCCTGGCGGACGCTGCTGTACCTGGTCCTGCGGCTGCCGCTCGGCGTGCTCGGGCTCCTCGTCGCGGTGGGGCTGCCCCTCGGGTGCGGATGGCTGATCGGCTTTCCGCTCTGGGGGCGCCTGATGGAGCCCGATTCCCCGCCCGCCGCCTGGCTGGACGCCACGTCCGTCCTGCTCGGTCTCGCCCTGCTCGCCGGTGTGCCCGGTGCGCTGCGGGCCGTGGCCGGGGCGAACCGGCGGCTCGCCGGATGGCTCCTCGGGCCCGCCCGTGCCCAGCGCCGGGTCCGCGAGCTGGAGGCGGCCCGTGCCGCGCTGCTCGCGGACAACGGCGACCGGCTCCGCCGTCTGGAACGGGACCTGCACGACGGCACGCAGGCCCGGCTCGTGGCCCTGGCCATCACCCTCTCGCTGACCGACGACGCGCTCGACCCGGAGTCCGGCCCGGACCTCGCCCGGCTGCGGACCCTGCTCGACCGTGCCCGTGGCCAGACCGAGGAGACCGTCGCCGAGCTGCGGCTGCTCACCCGCGGCATCCACCCCGTCGCCCTGGACGGCGGTCTCGGCGAGGCCCTGCCGGGACTCGCCGCCACCTCGCCCGTCCCCGTCACCCTCCGGCTGGACCTCGCCGAACGCCCGCAGGAGGCGATCGAGCGGGCCGTCTACTTCTGTGCCGCCGAGCTGCTCACCAACATCGCCCGGCACAGCGGGGCCCGCGCGGCCGGGCTCGCGGCCAGCGTGCGCGGCGGCCGGGTGCGGCTGACGGTCCGTGACGACGGCCGCGGCGGCGCGGCCCCCGGCGGCGGTACCGGTCTCGCCGGTCTGGCCGAGCGGCTCGCGGCGGTGGACGGCACCCTGCGGGTGGACAGTCCGCCGGGCGGCCCGACGGAGATCACCGCCGAGCTGCCCGCCAGGCTGTGA
- a CDS encoding ABC transporter ATP-binding protein — translation MAETTTDTRAATAARAEDLHRSYGRGAATVHALRGVSVALAPGTFTAVMGPSGSGKTTLLHCLAGMDRPTRGAVWWGDTEVTRLPERRLAELRRTRIGFVFQAFNLMPAMTVAQNVELPGRLAGARPDRGRVLDALARVGLAGRERHRPGQLSGGQQQRVAIARALVSRPRVLFADEPTGALDRATGHEVLALLRSGVDQDGQTCAMVTHDPVAAGYADRVLLLADGLVVDELDRPTPAEVAARLGRLGG, via the coding sequence ATGGCTGAGACGACGACGGACACGAGGGCGGCGACCGCCGCACGCGCCGAGGACCTGCACCGCTCCTACGGGCGCGGCGCCGCCACCGTACACGCGCTGCGCGGGGTGTCGGTGGCCCTCGCGCCGGGCACCTTCACCGCGGTGATGGGCCCGTCCGGATCCGGGAAGACCACCCTGCTGCACTGCCTCGCCGGAATGGACCGGCCCACCCGCGGCGCCGTGTGGTGGGGCGACACCGAGGTGACCCGGCTGCCGGAACGGAGACTGGCGGAACTGCGGCGGACCCGGATCGGCTTCGTCTTCCAGGCGTTCAACCTGATGCCCGCCATGACCGTCGCCCAGAACGTCGAGCTGCCCGGCCGCCTCGCGGGCGCCCGGCCGGACCGCGGCCGCGTCCTCGACGCGCTCGCCCGAGTCGGCCTCGCCGGGCGCGAACGGCACCGCCCCGGACAGCTCTCCGGAGGCCAGCAGCAACGCGTGGCCATCGCCCGCGCGCTCGTCTCCCGGCCGCGCGTCCTCTTCGCCGACGAACCGACCGGCGCGCTCGACCGGGCCACCGGCCACGAGGTCCTCGCCCTGCTGCGCTCAGGCGTCGACCAGGACGGCCAGACCTGTGCGATGGTCACCCACGACCCCGTCGCCGCCGGATACGCCGACCGCGTCCTGCTCCTGGCCGACGGCCTCGTCGTGGACGAACTCGACCGGCCCACCCCCGCCGAGGTCGCGGCACGCCTCGGCCGGCTCGGCGGGTGA
- a CDS encoding acyl-CoA dehydrogenase family protein, whose product MTEQSDLLYSETEDDLRATVRALLADRAGHQSLLDRIETDDPYVPGLWTSLAGDIGAAGLLVPEKLGGLGASHREAAVVLEELGRAVTPLPYLTSAVVATETLLALAGEGGGPAAELLAELASGRTVAVLVVPLSTAPDQEPPIAPEVAGVADAVAADVLLVPRADGLYAVPAGEATVGPQTPLDLTRPLARVSTPPGGGIRLAEGDAARAAVRRGLLAGAGLLASEQLGLAEWCLEETVRHTRERHQFNRPVGSFQALKHRMAQLWLDVVGARAAARAAADALATGSPDAPLTVAVAQAYCSKVAVRAAEECVQLHGGIGMTWEHPAHLALKRAKSDQSALGSAGRHQDAIAALMDLPAPR is encoded by the coding sequence ATGACAGAGCAGAGCGATCTGCTGTACTCCGAGACCGAGGACGACCTGCGGGCGACGGTCCGCGCCCTGCTCGCCGACCGGGCCGGGCACCAGAGCCTGCTCGACCGGATCGAGACGGACGACCCGTACGTCCCCGGCCTCTGGACGTCCCTCGCGGGCGACATCGGCGCCGCTGGACTCCTCGTCCCCGAGAAGCTCGGCGGCCTGGGTGCGAGCCACCGCGAGGCCGCCGTGGTCCTGGAGGAGCTGGGCCGCGCGGTGACCCCGCTGCCGTACCTCACGAGCGCGGTGGTGGCCACGGAGACGCTGCTGGCCCTGGCGGGAGAGGGTGGCGGCCCGGCGGCCGAGCTCCTGGCGGAGCTCGCGAGCGGCCGGACGGTCGCGGTGCTCGTCGTGCCCTTGTCGACCGCACCGGACCAGGAGCCGCCGATCGCCCCCGAGGTCGCCGGCGTGGCCGACGCCGTGGCCGCCGACGTCCTGCTCGTCCCGCGCGCCGACGGCCTGTACGCCGTGCCGGCCGGAGAGGCGACCGTCGGGCCGCAGACCCCGCTCGACCTCACCCGCCCCCTCGCCCGCGTCAGCACGCCGCCCGGCGGCGGGATCCGGCTCGCCGAGGGGGACGCGGCCCGCGCGGCCGTCCGGCGCGGGCTCCTCGCGGGGGCCGGGCTGCTCGCCTCCGAGCAGCTCGGTCTCGCCGAGTGGTGCCTGGAGGAGACGGTTCGGCACACCCGCGAGCGCCACCAGTTCAACCGGCCCGTCGGCTCCTTCCAGGCCCTGAAGCACCGCATGGCCCAGCTCTGGCTGGACGTCGTCGGGGCCAGGGCGGCGGCCCGCGCCGCCGCCGACGCCCTCGCCACCGGCAGCCCGGACGCGCCGCTCACCGTGGCGGTCGCCCAGGCCTACTGCTCCAAGGTCGCGGTCCGCGCCGCCGAGGAGTGCGTGCAGCTGCACGGCGGGATCGGCATGACCTGGGAGCACCCGGCGCACCTGGCCCTGAAGCGGGCCAAGTCGGACCAGAGCGCCCTCGGTTCGGCGGGCCGGCACCAGGACGCGATCGCCGCTCTGATGGACCTCCCCGCGCCCAGGTAA
- a CDS encoding ABC transporter ATP-binding protein, whose translation MPGGRTVAAVGDADFDLAAGECLALVGESGCGKSVLASALLGLLPGNAETSGTALLDGTDLLAADEKTLARTVRGRRVGLVPQSPAAHLTPVRTVRSHLEETVRALTSTGRRGRRKAAEAAADRAAFPAGHLDRYPHELSGGLAQRAATALALIGDARLLLADEPTTGLDRDLVDRTVDELRRHADEGRALLLITHDLAAAARIADRVAVMYAGRIVEVAPAHRFFGPTGPRHPYARGLLDALPDRAFTPIPGMPPELSALPEGCAFAPRCPRATDRCATRPDLTAGVACHHPEQPRA comes from the coding sequence ATGCCCGGCGGCCGGACCGTCGCCGCCGTCGGCGACGCCGACTTCGACCTGGCGGCGGGGGAGTGCCTCGCCCTCGTCGGCGAGAGCGGCTGCGGCAAGTCCGTCCTCGCCTCCGCCCTCCTCGGCCTCCTCCCCGGGAACGCCGAGACCTCCGGTACGGCGCTCCTCGACGGCACGGACCTCCTCGCCGCCGACGAGAAGACCCTCGCCCGCACCGTACGCGGCAGGCGCGTCGGCCTCGTGCCCCAGAGCCCCGCGGCGCATCTCACGCCCGTCCGCACCGTACGGTCCCACCTGGAGGAGACCGTCCGCGCCCTCACCTCCACCGGGCGCCGGGGGCGCCGCAAGGCCGCCGAGGCCGCCGCCGACCGCGCCGCCTTCCCCGCCGGACACCTCGACCGGTACCCGCACGAACTCTCCGGTGGCCTCGCCCAGCGCGCCGCCACCGCCCTCGCCCTCATCGGCGACGCCCGGCTGCTGCTCGCCGACGAACCCACCACCGGCCTCGACCGCGACCTCGTCGACCGCACCGTCGACGAACTGCGCCGCCACGCCGACGAGGGCCGCGCCCTGCTCCTCATCACCCACGACCTGGCCGCCGCCGCACGCATCGCCGACCGCGTCGCCGTCATGTACGCGGGCCGGATCGTCGAAGTCGCCCCCGCCCACCGCTTCTTCGGCCCCACCGGGCCCCGGCACCCCTACGCCCGCGGCCTGCTCGACGCCCTGCCCGACCGGGCGTTCACCCCGATCCCCGGCATGCCGCCCGAGCTGTCCGCCCTGCCCGAGGGCTGCGCCTTCGCCCCGCGCTGCCCCCGCGCCACCGACCGCTGCGCCACCCGCCCCGACCTCACGGCCGGAGTGGCCTGCCACCACCCGGAGCAGCCCCGTGCTTGA
- a CDS encoding ABC transporter permease produces the protein MSRRLPWGAMARMTGRRALAAVPVLLGVTLAVFAVAEASPFDPVKAYAGTAGLTASQENLDQLRANLGADLPLLTRWWEWLTSALTGDLGDSAVMRRPVAEVIGERLGWSVLLAATAFAVALVLGTLLGVLAGRRRGGLLDRAVSSAAYTLEAAPAFWLGLLAIWFFALKLGALPAGGLTDTGSDTVTAGQVARHLVLPALVLGLSQLPWFFLYVRQGVGDALDEDPVRGARARGLRERTVLTGHALRSGMLPMLTLVGSRVPELITGALLVETVFSWPGIAAATVTAATSVDFPLLAALTVLATAAVLLGNLLSDLLYGLADPRVGFDG, from the coding sequence TTGAGCCGCCGCCTCCCCTGGGGGGCCATGGCACGGATGACGGGACGGCGGGCCCTCGCCGCCGTCCCCGTCCTCCTCGGCGTCACCCTCGCGGTCTTCGCCGTCGCCGAAGCCTCCCCCTTCGACCCCGTCAAGGCCTACGCCGGCACCGCCGGACTCACCGCCTCGCAGGAGAACCTCGACCAGCTCCGCGCCAACCTCGGCGCCGACCTGCCCCTCCTCACCCGCTGGTGGGAGTGGCTCACCTCGGCTCTCACCGGCGACCTCGGCGACTCCGCCGTCATGCGCCGCCCCGTCGCCGAGGTCATCGGCGAACGCCTCGGCTGGTCCGTCCTCCTCGCCGCCACCGCCTTCGCCGTCGCCCTCGTCCTCGGCACCCTCCTCGGCGTGCTCGCCGGACGCCGCCGCGGCGGCCTCCTCGACCGGGCCGTCAGCTCCGCCGCGTACACCCTGGAAGCCGCCCCCGCCTTCTGGCTCGGCCTTCTCGCCATCTGGTTCTTCGCCCTGAAGCTGGGCGCGCTGCCCGCGGGCGGGCTCACCGACACCGGCAGCGACACCGTCACCGCCGGCCAGGTCGCCCGCCACCTCGTGCTGCCCGCCCTGGTCCTCGGCCTCTCCCAGCTGCCCTGGTTCTTCCTGTACGTCCGCCAGGGCGTCGGCGACGCCCTCGACGAGGACCCCGTGCGCGGCGCCCGCGCGCGCGGCCTGCGCGAACGCACCGTCCTCACCGGCCACGCCCTCCGCTCCGGAATGCTCCCCATGCTCACCCTCGTCGGCTCCCGCGTCCCCGAACTCATCACCGGCGCCCTCCTCGTGGAGACCGTCTTCAGCTGGCCCGGCATCGCCGCCGCCACCGTCACGGCCGCCACCTCCGTCGACTTCCCCCTGCTCGCCGCGCTCACCGTCCTCGCCACCGCCGCCGTCCTGCTCGGCAACCTGCTCTCCGACCTGCTGTACGGGCTCGCCGACCCGAGGGTGGGCTTCGATGGCTGA
- a CDS encoding ABC transporter substrate-binding protein, whose amino-acid sequence MAARSVRRATAAILTGALALATAACTNPGSTAGGSGGAKDSAVVGIAYEPETLSPLLGYGKDGNAKIFDGLLAFDADLRLKPALAVKLPRVSADGLTYTYTLRKGVTFSDGVPFTAKDVVYTYRTILDPRTNNPFRTELDALSSVEAVGDGTVVFRLRYPYAPFAERTVHAIAPEHVAAKQDVNTGAFTSRPIGTGPYVLTGWSKGEKLTFTANPAYWGGAPRVKKFTMAIIKDDDVRATRLRAGDLDGAILPPDLAAGFQGDRAKKTWTAKTFDYRTVTLPTHNPVAGDTAVRRALDLTVDRQAMVDKILEGAGKPAYGPVPTDSPWFAKGTERRHDLAGAEKILDEAGWKPGPDGIRVRNGVRAAFPLWYLSGDKLRQDHALAYASDAKKAGIDITTQAGPWEVIEPRMKTDAVLAGGGSPGDPDFDQYLLLKSTLGGDGFNNMARYDNKTVDRALEDGRRTDDLTKRRAAYDTVQRELAKNPGYTFLTHIDHLYVVNDAWDGLSTQTEPHDHGLASGPWWNVETWKPKR is encoded by the coding sequence GTGGCCGCCCGATCCGTCCGTCGAGCGACCGCCGCGATACTCACGGGGGCGCTCGCCCTCGCGACCGCGGCCTGCACGAACCCCGGATCCACCGCCGGCGGCTCCGGCGGAGCCAAGGATTCCGCGGTCGTCGGCATCGCCTACGAGCCCGAGACCCTCAGTCCCCTGCTCGGCTACGGCAAGGACGGCAACGCGAAGATCTTCGACGGGCTCCTCGCCTTCGACGCCGACCTGCGGCTGAAGCCGGCCCTCGCCGTGAAGCTGCCCCGCGTCAGCGCGGACGGCCTGACCTACACGTACACCCTCCGCAAGGGCGTCACCTTCAGCGACGGCGTCCCCTTCACCGCGAAGGACGTCGTGTACACCTACCGGACGATCCTCGACCCGAGGACGAACAACCCCTTCCGCACCGAACTCGACGCGCTCAGCAGCGTCGAGGCGGTCGGCGACGGCACCGTCGTCTTCCGGCTCAGGTACCCCTACGCCCCCTTCGCCGAGCGGACCGTCCACGCCATCGCCCCCGAACACGTCGCCGCGAAGCAGGACGTCAACACCGGCGCCTTCACGAGCAGGCCGATCGGCACCGGGCCGTACGTCCTCACCGGCTGGTCCAAGGGCGAGAAGCTCACCTTCACGGCCAACCCCGCCTACTGGGGCGGCGCTCCGCGGGTGAAGAAGTTCACCATGGCGATCATCAAGGACGACGACGTCCGCGCCACCCGTCTGCGCGCCGGCGACCTCGACGGCGCGATTCTGCCGCCCGACCTCGCCGCCGGATTCCAGGGCGACAGGGCGAAGAAGACCTGGACGGCGAAGACCTTCGACTACCGCACCGTCACCCTCCCCACCCACAACCCGGTCGCCGGCGACACCGCCGTCCGCCGCGCCCTCGACCTCACCGTCGACCGGCAGGCCATGGTCGACAAGATCCTCGAAGGCGCCGGAAAGCCCGCCTACGGGCCCGTCCCCACCGACAGCCCCTGGTTCGCGAAGGGCACCGAGCGCCGCCACGACCTCGCCGGCGCCGAGAAGATCCTCGACGAGGCCGGCTGGAAGCCCGGCCCCGACGGCATCCGCGTCAGGAACGGCGTCCGCGCCGCCTTCCCCCTCTGGTACCTCTCCGGCGACAAGCTCCGCCAGGACCACGCCCTCGCCTACGCCTCCGACGCCAAGAAGGCCGGCATCGACATCACCACCCAGGCCGGCCCCTGGGAGGTCATCGAACCCCGCATGAAGACGGACGCCGTCCTCGCGGGCGGCGGCTCACCCGGCGACCCCGACTTCGACCAGTACCTGCTCCTGAAGTCCACCCTCGGCGGCGACGGCTTCAACAACATGGCCCGGTACGACAACAAGACGGTCGACCGCGCCCTGGAGGACGGCCGCCGGACGGACGACCTCACGAAGCGCCGCGCCGCGTACGACACCGTCCAGCGCGAACTGGCGAAGAACCCCGGCTACACCTTCCTCACCCACATCGACCACCTCTACGTCGTGAACGACGCCTGGGACGGCTTGAGCACCCAGACCGAACCCCACGACCACGGCCTCGCCTCCGGCCCCTGGTGGAACGTCGAGACCTGGAAGCCGAAGCGTTGA
- a CDS encoding ABC transporter permease: protein MADPRTHRVRLWTSAVTVGAILLAVLVVPPLAQLDEQAVDLSRKLLPPSWDHPFGTDDLGRDLLLRCVYGLRISLLVGLVAALVATVAGTAVGAAAGALGGRTDRALMRLVDAFSSVPHLLLGIFVVALFRPGVWPVIASVAVTHWLSTARIVRSEVLSLRTRPFVDAAISGGASRARIAVRHLLPAVLPQAGLAAVLMIPHAMWHESALSFLGLGLPSHQASLGNLVQNARSSLLAGDWWPTLFPGLLLILPTLAIAGLAGAWRDHLNPRRRSELTL from the coding sequence ATGGCTGACCCGCGCACCCACCGCGTACGGCTGTGGACCTCCGCCGTCACCGTCGGCGCCATCCTCCTCGCGGTCCTCGTCGTGCCCCCGCTCGCGCAGCTCGACGAACAGGCCGTCGACCTCTCCCGCAAGCTCCTCCCGCCGTCCTGGGACCACCCCTTCGGCACCGACGACCTCGGCCGCGACCTCCTCCTGCGCTGCGTCTACGGCCTGCGGATCTCCCTCCTCGTGGGACTGGTCGCCGCCCTCGTGGCCACCGTCGCCGGCACCGCCGTCGGCGCCGCGGCGGGAGCGCTCGGCGGCCGGACCGACCGCGCCCTGATGCGGCTCGTCGACGCCTTCTCCTCCGTGCCGCACCTGCTGCTCGGCATCTTCGTGGTGGCCCTCTTCCGGCCCGGCGTCTGGCCCGTCATCGCCTCCGTCGCCGTCACCCACTGGCTCTCGACCGCCCGGATCGTCCGCTCCGAGGTCCTCTCCCTGCGCACCCGGCCCTTCGTGGACGCGGCGATCTCCGGAGGAGCCTCACGCGCCCGGATCGCCGTCCGGCACCTGCTGCCGGCCGTCCTGCCGCAGGCCGGACTCGCCGCCGTCCTGATGATCCCGCACGCCATGTGGCACGAGTCCGCGCTCTCCTTCCTCGGCCTCGGCCTTCCCAGCCACCAGGCCAGCCTCGGCAACCTCGTGCAGAACGCCCGCTCATCGCTCCTGGCCGGCGACTGGTGGCCCACCCTCTTCCCCGGCCTCCTGCTCATCCTGCCGACCCTCGCCATCGCCGGCCTCGCGGGCGCCTGGCGCGATCACCTCAACCCACGCCGCCGATCGGAGCTGACGCTTTGA